The following is a genomic window from Marinococcus sp. PL1-022.
ACGGTTAAAAAGCGAAGTCCCAGATTAAAATTGTTATAAAATAATATTGATTTTTATGTGGGTTATGTTATCATATGGGATATGAAAATAATTAAGAGGTGATTAAAGCATGGCTGATCGTAAAAATGTACAAACAACCGGTTCAGGTGCTCCGGTAGGAGATAACCAGAACTCGTTGACAGCAGGAAACAGAGGCCCTACTCTTATTCAGGACGTACACCTTTTAGAAAAACTTGCTCACTTTAACCGCGAGCGTATTCCTGAGCGTGTTGTTCACGCCAAAGGCGGCGGAGCTCACGGGGTTTTTGAAGTGACAAACGATGAAATTTCTAAATATACCAAAGCCGATTTCTTAAGCGAAAAAGGAAAAGAAACGCCGATGTTCATCCGTTTTTCCACAGTGGCGGGCGAATCCGGTTCAGCGGACACAGTACGTGACCCGCGCGGTTTCTCCGTAAAATTCTATACAGAAGAAGGTAACTACGACCTCGTAGGTAACAACACACCGATCTTCTTTATTCGTGACGCTATCAAGTTCCCGGATTTCATCCACACACAAAAACGTGATCCGCAGACGCACTTGAAGGATCCGGATATGGCATTTGACTTCTGGTCCCTTTCTCCAGAATCGCTGCACCAGATCACGTATCTGCACGGTGACCGTGGTATTCCGGCAACGTGGCGCCACATGAATGGCTACGGCAGCCACACGTTTAAGTGGGTTAACGACCAGGGAGAAGCATTCTGGGTAAAATACCACTTTATCAGTGATCAGGGCGTTAAAAACCTTGACGAGCCAACAGCAAATCAAATAGCTGGGGAAAACCCAGACTATCATACAGAAGATCTGTTCAACGCTATTGAAGAAGGAGATTATCCTTCCTGGACACTGTATGTACAGATTATGCCTTATGAAGAAGCACTCACGTACAAATGGGATCCGTTTGATGTAACTAAAATCTGGTCGAAGGAAGACTACCCACGTATTGAAGTCGGCCGTATGACATTAAACAAAAATCCTGAAAACTACTTCGCAGAAGTAGAGCAGGCTGCTTTTTCCCCGGGACACTTTGTGCCTGGTATTGAAGCTTCCCCGGATAAAATGCTGCAGGGACGTCTGTTCTCTTACTCTGACGCTCACCGCTACCGCGTAGGCGCCAACCATGAGCAGATTCCGGTTAACAAGCCAGTAAGCGGCACAAATAACTATCAGCGCGACGGCTTTATGCGTACGGACGACAATGGCGGCGGTTCGAAGAACTATGAACCAAACAGCTATGGCGGACCGACCGAAGACGCAGCAGCAGAAATCAGCCCGTTTGATGTAGAAGGTAAGGTTGCAAGCACGCCTTATCCTGACGACGATCACTACACGCAGGCTGGCGACTTGTACCGCATGATGAGCGAGGACGAAAAGCAGCGTCTCGTAGACGCATTCGTGGGCCACATGAAACCAGTCCGCAAGGATGAAATTATCAAACGTCAACTGGAAATCTTCTACAAAGCGGATCCGGATTACGGACGCCGTATTGCAGAAGGACTTGGCTATAAAGTACCACAAGAAGAAGCGTAAGCATTACCATCGTTTGCGCAATCACCAACTTTAATTTTATGCATCATCCACTCACAACTTGCACCCGTGCCTTTTTAGGCACGGGATTTTTTTATCTTGAATTGTAATATTAAGTGCAACACGTAAAAAAATAAAAAACACCCATGGTATCCCAGTGTAAAATGAAAGTACCACCAAACACTCACACGGAGGGATACCATGAGCTACTCTCATCTTACCATGATCGAACGAGGACAACTAGAGGCTCTGACGAGCCTCCACTGGTCGATCCGGCGAATTGCGGCTTTTCTGGGCCGGCATCCATCGACCATTTCCCGGGAACGCCGGCGCCAGGCATCCTCCGATACGTATCAGGCCGCTCAGGCGCAGAAAGCCTATCATCAACGGCGGAAGGCCTGCGGGCGAAAAGGCAAAGCGACGCCCGAGCTGCTTCAAGCCATTACCCATCATCTCCATGCCACCTGGTCGCCCGAACAAATTGCCCGGTACGCCCCGGGGGTTACGGTGGGATGCGGGACGATCTATCGATGGCTGTACCAGGGGTTATTGGCGAAGGGAGACCTGCGCTGCCTTCGCCAGAAGGGCAAACGGAAGAAAGTGCGGGAAAGCCGTGGCCGTTTCACGGTCGGCCGGCGCATCGAGGAACGCCCTGCCGTGGTCGAGACCCGACAAACCTTTGGCCACTGGGAAATGGATACCATTGTTTCATCGCGTGGAAAAAGCAAGGGCTGCCTGGTGACGCTCACCGAACGCAAAAGCCGGTACCTGTTAGCTGTTCCCATGCCGGACCGGCGGTCCGGAACCGTAGCCACTGCCGTGGAAACACTGATGGACCAGTATCCTCGTGGTGTCTTTGAAAGCATAACGGTGGACCGGGGCAAAGAATTCGCCTGCTTTCCCGCCCTCGAAGCCCGGAGCGTGCCCGTCTATTTCGCCGACCCCTATGCCGCCTGGCAGCGGGGAACCAATGAAAATACCAACGGCCTTCTCCGGGAATTTTTCCCGAAGGGCATGGATTTAGCTCGCCTCAGCCAGCAGGAAGTGGACTACGTCATCGGACTGATTCATCGCCGCCCCAGAAATTGTCTACATGGGAATACCACGGAAAATGTGTTTCATGAAGAAGTGTTGCGCTTAAATTGACAATCTAAGTTATGAAAAAAAGCCGGATTCCAAAGAAATTCTTCGGAGCCCGGCCCATGCATCAAGACGTCAGTGCCTCAGTTTATATTTCGAAAAGGCAGACGAAAATGTGTCAGCACGTGGTATGATAAAGACAGAAGGAAAAATGCATCGGTTAAGAATTCATCATGTATGTAAGGGCTTCCGCGACACCGTATTCATCGTTTGTGCCAACAATATGGTCGCTCATGGTTTTGACTTCATCCACAGCGTTTCCGATAGCGACGGCATAGCCGGCTGTTTCAAGCATACTGATATCATTGTAATTGTCACCGATGGCAGCGGTATCTTTTAACGGTACAGCAAGCTCTGTAGCAAGTCTTTCAAGCGCAAGCCCTTTCGAGGCACCTGTATGTTCGACCTCAAAATTATGATCACCTGAGGTGACGAGGGTTAAATCTTCCCGGTATTTAAAGTGGTCAATGCCTGCCTGGCGCTTTTCTTCGATAAAAGATACGGCCAAAATATTATACAGGGAAATGTTCATATCATGCAGATCGAGATAGCTTTCAATAAAAGAAAATCCGGTTTGGCTGTACTGTCGTTCCGCTGCCTTCTGCATGGAGGCTGTATCTGCATGCGGGTTGGCACTTTTGATCCGGTCCTGCTCGATTTGAAGCAGTTTCCGGCTGTTGTGGGGGGTGTAAATAGCCTTTTCTGTAAACGCTTCATAATAAAATTCCTGCTGATGAAGCCACGAAAGCACTTCCATGCCTGTATCTTTTGGGAGAGGCACGGAGATATACAGCTCACGGTCCGGGGAGTGAATAGCGGCGCCGTTCGCAGAAATCACCCATGGATAAAGAGAAGTATTTTCAAGAATGCTCCATACGTCAAAGTGGGCTCTGCCTGTAGCAATGACGATATCGATGCCGTTTTCGACGGCTGTTTCAAGTGCTTGTATCGTTTTGTCATCCAATTGATTTTCGCTGTTCAAAAGAGTTCCGTCCAAGTCAATTGCGACCATTGAAAACATTTTTATCCTCCCATCAGTAGACGAGGCTAAAAGCATAAACCTTTTATACTTTAACATAAAATATCGTAAGCAACGAAATTACGCGCAAAAATTTGTATAATAATGGTAAAATACTTGTACAGCTTTATTCGGAGGATGTATAAAAGAACTGCAGTGGGCATAGCCCCGGAACTCTTTTTATTGGCCGGAGAAGGATATGGAAAAGTACGGAAAGAAGGTAGTGAAGGAAAAAGAATTTGAAGGATACTGAATAGGGGGCGTGGTTATGTATATTAAAAGAACAGAAGATCCGGTGCTGCTCAGCCGGTTAAATCAGTCGCTGCACGAATGGCACGTAAACCTTCATCCTGAACTTTTCTTTCCTTACGATCAGCCGTCGGCTCAATCGTATTTTGAACAAAAGCTTTCTGACGACTCCCACATGTTTTTTATCGCTGTCGAAGACGAAGAGCCGCTGGGGTACGTCTGGCTGGAGCTCCGT
Proteins encoded in this region:
- a CDS encoding catalase: MADRKNVQTTGSGAPVGDNQNSLTAGNRGPTLIQDVHLLEKLAHFNRERIPERVVHAKGGGAHGVFEVTNDEISKYTKADFLSEKGKETPMFIRFSTVAGESGSADTVRDPRGFSVKFYTEEGNYDLVGNNTPIFFIRDAIKFPDFIHTQKRDPQTHLKDPDMAFDFWSLSPESLHQITYLHGDRGIPATWRHMNGYGSHTFKWVNDQGEAFWVKYHFISDQGVKNLDEPTANQIAGENPDYHTEDLFNAIEEGDYPSWTLYVQIMPYEEALTYKWDPFDVTKIWSKEDYPRIEVGRMTLNKNPENYFAEVEQAAFSPGHFVPGIEASPDKMLQGRLFSYSDAHRYRVGANHEQIPVNKPVSGTNNYQRDGFMRTDDNGGGSKNYEPNSYGGPTEDAAAEISPFDVEGKVASTPYPDDDHYTQAGDLYRMMSEDEKQRLVDAFVGHMKPVRKDEIIKRQLEIFYKADPDYGRRIAEGLGYKVPQEEA
- a CDS encoding IS30 family transposase, coding for MSYSHLTMIERGQLEALTSLHWSIRRIAAFLGRHPSTISRERRRQASSDTYQAAQAQKAYHQRRKACGRKGKATPELLQAITHHLHATWSPEQIARYAPGVTVGCGTIYRWLYQGLLAKGDLRCLRQKGKRKKVRESRGRFTVGRRIEERPAVVETRQTFGHWEMDTIVSSRGKSKGCLVTLTERKSRYLLAVPMPDRRSGTVATAVETLMDQYPRGVFESITVDRGKEFACFPALEARSVPVYFADPYAAWQRGTNENTNGLLREFFPKGMDLARLSQQEVDYVIGLIHRRPRNCLHGNTTENVFHEEVLRLN
- a CDS encoding Cof-type HAD-IIB family hydrolase — encoded protein: MFSMVAIDLDGTLLNSENQLDDKTIQALETAVENGIDIVIATGRAHFDVWSILENTSLYPWVISANGAAIHSPDRELYISVPLPKDTGMEVLSWLHQQEFYYEAFTEKAIYTPHNSRKLLQIEQDRIKSANPHADTASMQKAAERQYSQTGFSFIESYLDLHDMNISLYNILAVSFIEEKRQAGIDHFKYREDLTLVTSGDHNFEVEHTGASKGLALERLATELAVPLKDTAAIGDNYNDISMLETAGYAVAIGNAVDEVKTMSDHIVGTNDEYGVAEALTYMMNS